In a genomic window of Nodosilinea sp. E11:
- a CDS encoding DUF3611 family protein, which produces MFDFLRAKPSSPSPAQIARHCRTLGWAGLILQSLLGVMPLLVVIARLMLNPQWRNVRSSWGLWLAVLGLAILLFSIYWCFRYIRMARRLENPDLRPAKSAVKRYLKLGLLSNLALMAIGVLLALWRVTMLSITMLTIPQGTTVVTPGAAAVPGGLITPSSMIAIQAMVSAIAAGLVGVVIALLLIYQVGRHRNSPDLFV; this is translated from the coding sequence ATGTTTGACTTCCTCCGCGCTAAACCCTCTAGCCCCAGCCCGGCCCAGATTGCCCGCCACTGCCGCACGCTGGGCTGGGCTGGGTTAATACTTCAGTCGCTTTTGGGGGTGATGCCGCTGCTGGTGGTGATCGCCCGCCTAATGCTCAACCCCCAGTGGCGCAATGTGCGATCGTCCTGGGGATTGTGGCTGGCGGTGCTGGGGTTAGCCATTTTGCTGTTCAGCATCTACTGGTGTTTTCGCTACATTCGCATGGCGCGGCGGCTCGAAAACCCCGATCTGCGTCCGGCTAAGTCAGCAGTGAAGCGCTACCTCAAGCTGGGATTGCTGAGCAACCTGGCGCTGATGGCGATCGGCGTGCTGCTGGCCCTGTGGCGGGTGACGATGCTGAGCATTACCATGCTGACCATTCCCCAGGGCACTACAGTAGTCACCCCTGGCGCGGCGGCGGTGCCCGGCGGGCTGATTACTCCTTCTAGCATGATTGCGATTCAGGCGATGGTGAGTGCGATCGCGGCAGGTCTAGTCGGCGTGGTGATTGCCCTACTGCTGATCTACCAGGTAGGCCGCCACCGCAACTCCCCCGACTTGTTTGTGTGA